Proteins encoded together in one Peribacillus asahii window:
- a CDS encoding DinB family protein → MSKSVNENLYETRNHLVKEITLLSYDQFNMRPDMNKWSIAQVCHHLVLVEKASTKAIAWGLKEIDSTQKERKKIHLILDRTKKIKAPKIVEPDIEPFEVQQIIDLLSDSRKELMTFLSTVEDTSILKGKSVKHPAFGELPLDQWIEMIYLHEQRHIEQIKEIKLILDAKN, encoded by the coding sequence CATTTAGTAAAAGAAATTACTTTATTAAGCTATGATCAATTTAATATGAGGCCTGATATGAATAAGTGGAGTATAGCACAAGTTTGTCATCATTTAGTTTTAGTGGAAAAGGCATCTACTAAGGCTATTGCATGGGGATTAAAAGAGATTGATAGTACTCAAAAAGAACGTAAAAAAATTCACCTCATATTGGATAGAACGAAAAAGATTAAAGCTCCAAAAATTGTTGAACCAGATATAGAACCATTTGAGGTTCAGCAAATAATTGATTTGTTAAGCGATTCGAGAAAAGAATTGATGACTTTTCTTAGTACTGTAGAAGATACATCCATATTGAAGGGAAAATCAGTGAAGCATCCGGCCTTTGGTGAATTACCGCTTGATCAATGGATAGAAATGATATATTTGCACGAACAAAGACACATAGAACAAATAAAAGAGATAAAATTAATTTTAGATGCGAA